The Acidobacteriota bacterium genome has a segment encoding these proteins:
- a CDS encoding HAD family phosphatase produces MAQITALFWDVGGVVLTNGWDRREREHAAQKFGLDRGEFEDRHELVAGRFETGKLTLDHYLDRTVFYRPRNFEKETFKTYMFGLSKPIDGTLGVVDRIARSGRYLLATLNNESRELNLHRIEHFKLRKYFTLFMSSCFLGVKKPDDEIFRLALDLTQRDPEECLFIDDRELNLECAARLRLRTLQFKGVAQIEKDLHNAGVSF; encoded by the coding sequence ATGGCACAAATTACAGCTTTGTTCTGGGACGTCGGGGGAGTTGTGCTCACCAATGGCTGGGACCGGCGTGAGCGCGAACACGCGGCGCAGAAATTCGGGCTGGACCGAGGGGAATTTGAGGACCGGCATGAGTTGGTTGCGGGCCGCTTTGAAACCGGAAAGCTGACGCTGGACCATTATCTGGACCGCACGGTTTTTTATCGTCCGCGCAATTTCGAAAAGGAAACCTTTAAGACCTACATGTTCGGCCTATCAAAGCCGATTGACGGGACGCTCGGCGTGGTGGACCGGATTGCGCGCTCAGGGCGGTATCTGCTGGCGACACTCAACAATGAGTCACGGGAACTCAACCTCCATCGGATTGAGCATTTCAAATTGCGAAAATACTTCACCCTGTTCATGAGCTCGTGTTTCCTGGGCGTCAAGAAGCCGGATGATGAAATATTCCGCCTGGCGCTCGACCTCACCCAGCGCGACCCGGAAGAATGCCTGTTTATCGACGACCGCGAGTTGAACCTTGAATGCGCTGCGCGTTTGCGGCTGCGAACTTTGCAGTTCAAGGGCGTCGCGCAGATTGAAAAGGATTTGCACAACGCAGGCGTCAGCTTTTGA
- a CDS encoding response regulator, with product MRPALRYAENVPLLAASQEGYGKGPQAAGNMRQTEGADVPRRILAVVDDIFFLAKIQQTARQLGITVEAAPPDSLAAGLAENSACGILLDLNHRSGKALAVLDSLKNVSAAGSIPVVAFLSHVQTDLAQAARAAGCGRVMARSAFSQQLPMILQELAGENDDITH from the coding sequence ATGAGGCCTGCTTTGCGGTATGCTGAAAACGTGCCCCTGCTGGCGGCAAGTCAGGAAGGGTACGGCAAAGGTCCTCAGGCCGCCGGCAACATGAGGCAAACAGAAGGAGCAGACGTGCCTCGAAGAATTCTGGCTGTGGTTGACGATATCTTCTTCCTTGCGAAGATTCAACAGACTGCCCGGCAACTGGGCATCACGGTGGAAGCGGCGCCGCCTGATTCGCTCGCGGCCGGCCTGGCAGAAAACAGCGCCTGCGGAATTCTGCTGGATTTGAACCATCGCTCCGGGAAAGCTCTTGCCGTGCTGGATAGTTTGAAGAACGTGTCTGCCGCAGGGTCAATTCCGGTGGTGGCTTTTCTTTCCCACGTTCAAACGGACCTCGCCCAGGCCGCGCGCGCCGCAGGATGCGGCCGGGTGATGGCCAGGTCCGCCTTCAGCCAGCAACTGCCGATGATCCTTCAGGAACTTGCCGGCGAAAACGATGACATCACTCACTGA
- the bamA gene encoding outer membrane protein assembly factor BamA codes for MPHRKCLSSYIRAREKGCFLRLLKGRRNRQDQSAGAILAAAVLILIFGGAGLRAQSSPAQGQEKQQPPKQAPSKPEQPQLTTPQLTTPQLTTPQLTTPTPTAPGKPSPKAQAQPARPVQVLVESVEFRGNRRIPSSRLQSQIFSRPGDVYNESSLERDFMALWNTGYFDDIRLEVQDGKTGKIVVFYLREKKLVRAITYKGLHSIEQSDVLEAFQKQKVGLTMDSQYDPVVIKRAEVVLQQMLGGHGRQFATVRHRTRNIPPNSVALTFIVNEGPKVRIGKILFTGNTVFPNRELVRQMKLSRPGGAPPWFYWFHKTYDHDQVLYDLEKVRELYQNHGYFYALPGEPVVKMKDTAHHWPFFFWSWGHGKAVDVTIPVEEGQQYKLGKFNIRGNKLFKTQQLMPILGMKTGDIFDVSKMRKAIDNLTKLYGEFGYINFVATPDPEPNRTRREVNLTFDFDEGQQFRVHRIEFSGNTKTRDKVIRRELLVNEGEMFNTRFWDLSVLKVNQLGFFQEVKKEDYTVTQNAKDHTVDIDLKVHEKGRNSIGFSGGVSGFAGNFFGFNYSTNNFMGLGETLSVGVQTGQYEKLYTFGFTEPYVMDRPITTGFTVFKSDINFNQLQQTSIFSGISQTALASAYGATSFQNFAQNSTGFTAFVSNPLRRHFARVGLTYSFSTSSLETFSLASQEYFKALNFQNITQGPNSLTGIRTSSIMPTFNYNTVGPNYLEPHYGKSLYAAFQFAGSALGGNVNTISPTVDFKYYHPINHGRNTLALHLTATSISGYGGKVPPPFARFYMGGENDIRGFDIYSISPVAFFPTVGSVCNRDAIGNVIPALGSDGRPTGACGSFTKFPVNTVIFPGGDTEWYSNFEYRVPIIGPVAVAAFIDAGMDFIWHKDELNLRPNALTALTQEFPFFNPPARLQIANGTNYQPRSSTGIELQVIVPHFNIPFRLYYGYNVLRLNDVISPPQASADIQSLFPNTPTYLGALPYFQSFRYEERKTRLGFTVARTF; via the coding sequence TTGCCGCATCGGAAATGCTTAAGCTCTTACATCAGAGCGCGGGAGAAAGGCTGTTTCTTGAGGCTTTTGAAGGGTAGGCGTAACAGGCAAGATCAGTCGGCTGGCGCGATATTGGCTGCCGCAGTTCTAATTCTCATTTTTGGGGGGGCTGGGCTCCGGGCCCAGAGTTCTCCGGCCCAGGGTCAGGAGAAGCAACAGCCTCCTAAACAGGCTCCTTCAAAACCCGAACAGCCGCAACTGACGACGCCGCAACTCACGACTCCCCAGCTAACCACTCCTCAACTGACAACTCCGACGCCCACGGCGCCGGGAAAGCCATCTCCCAAAGCGCAGGCCCAGCCTGCAAGACCGGTGCAGGTGCTGGTCGAAAGCGTTGAGTTCCGCGGCAACCGGCGAATTCCGTCCTCGCGGTTGCAGTCTCAGATTTTTTCTCGCCCGGGCGATGTCTATAACGAAAGTTCGCTTGAACGCGACTTTATGGCGCTGTGGAATACCGGCTACTTTGATGACATCCGGCTCGAGGTCCAGGACGGAAAGACCGGCAAAATTGTCGTCTTCTATCTCCGCGAAAAGAAACTGGTCCGGGCCATCACCTACAAAGGGCTTCACTCGATTGAACAGTCTGATGTGCTGGAAGCTTTCCAGAAGCAGAAAGTCGGCTTGACCATGGATTCTCAGTACGATCCCGTTGTCATCAAGCGGGCGGAAGTTGTTCTCCAGCAGATGCTGGGAGGCCATGGAAGACAGTTTGCGACCGTCCGCCATCGCACGAGAAATATTCCCCCAAACTCCGTGGCGCTCACCTTTATCGTGAATGAAGGCCCCAAGGTCAGGATTGGCAAAATTCTTTTCACCGGCAACACCGTTTTCCCGAATCGCGAACTGGTGCGCCAGATGAAGTTGTCGCGGCCCGGGGGGGCTCCTCCGTGGTTCTACTGGTTTCACAAGACCTACGATCACGACCAGGTGCTGTACGACCTTGAAAAAGTGCGTGAATTGTACCAGAACCACGGGTATTTTTACGCGCTTCCGGGAGAGCCCGTCGTCAAGATGAAAGATACGGCCCACCACTGGCCGTTCTTCTTCTGGAGCTGGGGCCATGGGAAAGCCGTTGACGTTACCATCCCGGTGGAGGAAGGCCAGCAGTACAAGCTGGGCAAGTTCAACATCCGGGGCAATAAGCTCTTCAAGACACAGCAACTGATGCCCATTCTCGGGATGAAAACCGGAGACATCTTTGACGTTTCCAAGATGCGCAAAGCGATCGACAACCTGACCAAACTCTACGGCGAGTTCGGTTACATTAATTTTGTCGCTACCCCCGACCCAGAGCCCAACCGGACGCGCCGCGAGGTCAACCTGACCTTTGACTTTGACGAAGGGCAACAGTTTCGCGTCCACCGCATCGAGTTTTCGGGCAATACGAAAACCCGCGACAAGGTAATCCGGCGCGAACTGCTGGTGAATGAAGGGGAGATGTTCAATACGCGATTCTGGGACCTGAGCGTCCTGAAGGTAAACCAGCTTGGATTTTTCCAGGAGGTCAAGAAGGAAGATTACACGGTTACCCAGAACGCCAAGGACCATACAGTTGATATCGACCTAAAAGTCCACGAGAAAGGACGCAATTCCATCGGGTTCTCGGGAGGCGTCAGTGGTTTTGCCGGTAACTTCTTCGGGTTCAATTATTCCACCAACAATTTTATGGGTCTGGGCGAGACCTTGAGCGTGGGAGTCCAGACCGGGCAATATGAAAAGCTTTATACGTTCGGATTCACCGAACCCTACGTGATGGACCGCCCCATTACAACCGGGTTTACCGTCTTCAAGAGCGACATCAATTTCAACCAGCTCCAGCAGACCAGTATTTTCTCCGGCATCAGCCAGACGGCGCTGGCCTCGGCGTATGGGGCCACTTCATTTCAGAATTTTGCGCAGAATTCCACGGGCTTTACAGCGTTTGTCAGCAATCCACTCAGGCGTCATTTTGCGCGCGTGGGCCTCACTTACAGTTTTTCAACCAGCAGCCTCGAAACATTCAGCTTGGCTTCCCAGGAGTATTTTAAGGCCCTCAATTTCCAGAACATCACCCAGGGGCCTAACTCGCTGACCGGCATCCGCACCAGCTCCATCATGCCGACCTTTAACTACAATACGGTGGGCCCGAACTACCTTGAGCCGCACTACGGCAAGTCGTTGTATGCCGCGTTTCAGTTTGCCGGCAGCGCGCTGGGTGGAAACGTCAACACGATCTCGCCGACAGTTGATTTCAAGTACTACCATCCCATTAACCACGGCCGCAATACACTGGCCCTCCACCTGACCGCCACTTCGATAAGCGGATACGGCGGCAAGGTTCCTCCTCCTTTCGCGCGGTTCTACATGGGCGGTGAAAATGACATTCGGGGCTTCGATATCTATTCGATCAGCCCGGTCGCCTTTTTCCCCACCGTGGGGTCCGTCTGTAACCGCGACGCTATCGGCAACGTCATCCCGGCCCTCGGGTCAGATGGAAGGCCAACGGGCGCCTGCGGCTCATTTACAAAGTTCCCGGTGAACACAGTCATCTTTCCGGGAGGCGATACGGAGTGGTATTCCAATTTCGAGTACAGGGTCCCGATCATAGGTCCCGTCGCGGTCGCGGCCTTCATTGACGCAGGCATGGATTTCATCTGGCACAAGGACGAGCTGAATTTGCGGCCAAACGCCCTGACGGCCCTTACGCAGGAGTTTCCGTTCTTTAATCCTCCTGCGCGGCTGCAAATCGCAAATGGGACCAACTACCAGCCGCGCAGTTCGACCGGAATCGAGCTGCAGGTGATCGTGCCGCACTTTAACATTCCGTTCCGGCTCTACTATGGTTACAATGTGCTGCGGCTGAATGATGTGATTTCGCCGCCACAGGCTTCTGCCGACATCCAGTCGCTCTTCCCCAACACGCCGACGTACCTGGGGGCGTTGCCGTACTTCCAGAGTTTCCGGTATGAAGAGCGCAAGACCCGGCTTGGGTTTACAGTGGCGAGAACTTTTTAG
- a CDS encoding RidA family protein: MKNKRTKIFSGTPWEPKVGYARAVQVGDTVYVSGTTATDTSGKIIAPGDAYAQTVQAIRNIENALKRLGLSLEHVVRTRVYLIDMDRWEEVAKGHAECFGEVHPATSFVGVSRLVDPDMLVEIEALAVA, translated from the coding sequence ATGAAGAACAAGCGCACTAAAATATTTTCCGGAACGCCCTGGGAACCCAAGGTTGGATATGCCCGCGCCGTGCAGGTGGGCGATACGGTTTACGTTTCGGGAACAACTGCGACGGATACTTCGGGAAAGATTATTGCTCCCGGTGATGCCTATGCGCAGACCGTGCAAGCCATACGGAACATCGAGAACGCCTTGAAGCGCCTTGGGCTGAGCCTGGAACACGTGGTCCGTACGCGGGTTTATCTCATCGATATGGACCGCTGGGAAGAGGTGGCGAAGGGACATGCGGAGTGCTTTGGCGAAGTCCACCCCGCAACGAGCTTTGTGGGCGTCAGCCGCCTGGTTGACCCGGACATGCTGGTGGAGATTGAAGCCCTGGCGGTTGCATAA
- a CDS encoding HEAT repeat domain-containing protein, whose amino-acid sequence MSRSVVNQRKAAPRGDLWIGCRMRACGLQPESAIRSPARVPFPRVEQSLAGPCHLSPELSCFKVYRTFVQYQKGPENAGNRNAGLRSNHNVKRSALFLSQILVLAAIASTVPYGTATPQATASPSTQGTTPSKPVSGTDIEDLRNPSPKIRAKAAREIGDTGDPSAVPALISALNDSSPRVRRQVVVALASIRVTQSLQGLIQATSDNDSEVRWLAVRGIEGYYTGETPKTGFMGYMERQYRSAKRTFLGGSVRITPGTGVDPKAVSALDRVMMDTQHPQAAQEATRALGILMARQAVPDLVITAHAPSEDLAREALNSLAKIQDVSAGPRLVDLLGSSSRNVQGDAAVTVGILRTRTAVPKLQALYMNGPDNETRQKALEGLAYIGDPVSVPIFLKALYDKDASVRGYAAEGLARAKDPKTLPDLMRAAPAEKNADVRLAMQFAITSMGRNDYLSSIVESLDSGQADSAQAYLVELARSPGFLKQLYPYMNSRNAQVRQHLCNVLMYSGDATSIPELQQLSHDSNSDVAAAALRAMSAVRSRAGTPTAAAAN is encoded by the coding sequence ATGTCTCGGTCCGTGGTCAACCAGAGGAAAGCTGCGCCTCGAGGCGACTTATGGATTGGATGCAGGATGCGAGCCTGCGGGCTGCAGCCTGAATCCGCAATTCGAAGTCCTGCCCGCGTTCCATTCCCCCGTGTCGAACAGTCACTCGCAGGACCGTGTCATCTTTCTCCCGAGCTTTCCTGCTTTAAAGTTTACCGGACCTTTGTACAATATCAGAAGGGACCCGAGAATGCCGGGAACCGAAACGCGGGATTAAGGAGCAACCACAACGTGAAACGAAGCGCACTTTTCCTGTCACAAATTCTGGTTCTGGCGGCCATTGCCAGCACGGTTCCGTATGGAACGGCAACACCACAAGCCACTGCGAGTCCAAGCACTCAGGGAACGACGCCCTCGAAACCGGTAAGCGGAACTGATATCGAAGACCTCAGGAACCCCAGTCCGAAAATAAGGGCAAAAGCGGCGCGGGAAATCGGCGATACCGGTGATCCTTCCGCGGTCCCTGCGCTGATCTCTGCGCTCAACGATTCCAGCCCCCGGGTGCGGCGGCAGGTAGTGGTCGCCCTGGCGTCTATCCGCGTGACCCAGTCACTCCAGGGGTTGATCCAGGCTACCAGTGACAACGACTCGGAAGTCCGTTGGCTGGCCGTAAGGGGCATCGAAGGCTATTACACAGGCGAAACTCCCAAAACGGGCTTTATGGGGTACATGGAACGGCAATATCGCAGCGCCAAGAGAACGTTCCTGGGCGGTTCGGTCCGTATCACTCCGGGGACAGGGGTTGACCCAAAGGCCGTCTCCGCGCTGGACCGAGTGATGATGGACACTCAGCACCCGCAGGCGGCGCAGGAGGCCACGCGGGCGCTTGGCATTCTGATGGCCCGGCAGGCCGTCCCTGACCTGGTGATCACGGCGCACGCCCCTTCTGAAGACCTGGCCCGTGAAGCCTTGAACTCGCTGGCGAAAATTCAGGACGTCTCCGCCGGCCCCAGGCTGGTTGACCTGCTGGGTTCATCCAGCAGGAACGTCCAGGGGGACGCAGCCGTCACCGTTGGAATCCTGCGCACTCGAACGGCAGTCCCGAAGCTCCAGGCCCTATACATGAACGGCCCGGACAATGAGACGCGGCAAAAGGCGCTCGAAGGACTGGCCTACATCGGCGACCCCGTCTCTGTACCGATTTTCCTCAAGGCGCTCTACGACAAGGATGCTTCCGTCCGGGGTTATGCGGCGGAGGGGCTGGCCCGCGCTAAGGACCCGAAGACCCTCCCGGACCTGATGCGAGCGGCGCCTGCGGAAAAAAATGCAGATGTCCGGCTGGCCATGCAGTTTGCCATCACCAGCATGGGCAGAAATGATTATCTCAGCTCGATCGTTGAATCACTGGACTCCGGGCAGGCAGACTCGGCGCAAGCCTACCTGGTGGAGCTGGCGCGGAGTCCCGGTTTCCTGAAACAGCTCTATCCTTACATGAACAGCCGCAACGCGCAAGTCCGGCAGCATCTTTGTAACGTCCTGATGTACTCTGGGGACGCTACCAGCATCCCTGAGCTTCAACAGCTTTCGCACGACAGCAATTCTGATGTGGCCGCTGCGGCCCTGCGCGCTATGAGCGCTGTCCGCTCGCGCGCCGGCACTCCAACAGCGGCTGCTGCAAACTGA
- a CDS encoding isoprenylcysteine carboxyl methyltransferase — protein sequence MVKTLLVGLRALAYMTGFLLFFAWLALRVRAFDRALQVMLPDVVEIPGIVLMVAGGVLVLACVGTFIVRGKGTPAPFDAPREFVAIGPYRYARNPMYTGGLLLLAGFGFYECSVSILLMVPVLLLLVHLVVIYYEEPTLGRLFGATYQEYCRTTARWIPNVARR from the coding sequence GTGGTGAAGACGCTGCTGGTTGGCTTGAGAGCCCTGGCCTATATGACCGGCTTTTTGCTCTTTTTTGCCTGGCTGGCGTTACGCGTCCGGGCGTTTGACCGCGCCCTGCAGGTCATGCTGCCGGATGTTGTTGAGATTCCGGGAATCGTGCTGATGGTTGCGGGCGGTGTTCTGGTTCTGGCTTGCGTCGGCACGTTTATCGTGCGCGGGAAGGGAACTCCTGCGCCTTTTGACGCGCCCAGGGAGTTTGTCGCCATCGGTCCATACCGGTACGCGCGCAATCCCATGTACACCGGAGGGCTACTTCTGCTTGCCGGATTTGGCTTCTATGAGTGCTCGGTTTCCATTCTGCTTATGGTGCCTGTGCTGCTACTGCTTGTCCACCTCGTGGTCATCTACTACGAGGAGCCGACTCTCGGCAGGTTGTTTGGCGCAACCTACCAGGAGTATTGCAGGACCACTGCAAGGTGGATTCCCAATGTGGCACGGCGATGA
- a CDS encoding acyl-CoA thioesterase has product MAESAAGVRDPLLKEHVPESLPNVFRTSKYRGARWPLQKQRRKRKRSAKTVGESRVEMVEVVLPNDANPLGNILGGKVMHLIDIAGAIAAQRHTRSVVVTVSVDNLDFLHPIGVGQLIILRAQVTRAFQTSVEVAVKVYLEDSLTGEHRQTSSAFVTYVALDEGGRPVKVPAVVPATQEEKHEYREALIRRRHRLEAAARAHRRYFEKHKYK; this is encoded by the coding sequence ATGGCGGAGAGTGCGGCAGGAGTCAGGGACCCTCTTCTGAAAGAACATGTCCCTGAGAGTTTGCCGAATGTTTTCAGGACAAGCAAATATCGCGGAGCCCGGTGGCCCTTGCAGAAACAGAGAAGGAAGCGGAAACGAAGCGCGAAAACGGTCGGCGAATCCCGGGTTGAAATGGTGGAAGTCGTTCTGCCGAACGATGCCAATCCACTCGGCAACATACTGGGCGGCAAGGTCATGCACCTGATCGATATTGCAGGAGCGATTGCTGCTCAGCGTCATACGCGCAGCGTAGTGGTGACGGTTTCGGTGGACAACCTGGACTTTCTCCATCCCATTGGGGTTGGGCAGCTCATCATCCTTCGCGCTCAGGTCACGCGGGCTTTCCAGACCTCGGTCGAGGTGGCAGTGAAGGTCTATCTTGAAGATTCTCTCACCGGCGAGCATCGCCAGACGAGCTCTGCCTTTGTCACCTATGTCGCCCTTGACGAGGGCGGACGGCCGGTCAAGGTCCCTGCGGTGGTTCCTGCAACACAGGAGGAAAAGCACGAGTATCGCGAAGCGTTAATCCGGCGTCGCCATCGCCTGGAAGCGGCAGCACGCGCACACCGCCGTTATTTTGAAAAACATAAGTACAAATAG
- a CDS encoding S41 family peptidase, whose protein sequence is MLAIREREQLHTTRPRDRVLLLAGLLLLVPSFLLPQDSPPNDPVIPESLKFARIYGLLEEHYADSIDPDHAIFDGAIRRMLDTLDPFSAFFDRQQFKQLQEQTRGEAIGFGSILYVKPGKVLVLQAAQGSPSWRAGLGPGDEIVAVNGEKVLQLDFQSLIQLLQRSRSHPVTLGVLHPGKDQPQEVRLVPKEVELPTVDSFFKFQDQQIGYIHVSGFDAKTTQEVQNAVEKLGGANLKGLLLDLRNNHGGVVATAAGVASLFLKPGLPILTMRGRGVPEKVYSTTPMPAHFTMPMVVLINGETASAAELLTAALEDHDRAVVAGEDSYGKGVVEDVMPLDDDTGLALTTAQYFTPSGRSIQRRLPGTMLAEAESGLGKSTGFHTDDGRPVSAGGGITPDVAVPARTLDPWAIFLNQRGLFTDFASQYITYHTDLKKPFEPDSDVMAEFQNFLTSRNIRTPPEYWVSDQDYLKLRIRQEVVSLIFGLETANEVEIRGDPQVQKTLELFPRVAEILKGPLPAGAQHARRAAGTESPQQNGVRAGRT, encoded by the coding sequence ATACTGGCAATTAGGGAACGAGAGCAGTTGCACACTACGCGACCACGAGATCGAGTTCTTCTTCTGGCAGGATTACTGCTCCTGGTTCCATCCTTCCTGCTTCCACAGGATTCTCCTCCCAACGACCCCGTCATCCCGGAAAGCCTGAAATTTGCTCGAATCTACGGCTTGCTGGAGGAGCATTATGCCGATTCCATTGACCCTGATCACGCAATTTTCGACGGCGCGATCCGCAGGATGCTTGACACGCTGGACCCTTTCTCGGCGTTTTTTGACCGGCAACAATTCAAGCAACTGCAGGAACAGACCCGCGGCGAAGCCATAGGGTTCGGCTCGATCCTGTACGTTAAGCCAGGGAAGGTCCTCGTGCTGCAGGCGGCCCAGGGGTCGCCCTCCTGGAGAGCAGGGCTAGGACCGGGCGACGAAATTGTTGCGGTCAACGGAGAGAAGGTATTACAGCTTGATTTCCAATCCCTCATCCAATTGCTGCAACGGTCCCGTTCTCATCCGGTAACGCTGGGAGTTCTGCACCCGGGCAAAGATCAGCCCCAGGAGGTCCGCCTGGTGCCGAAAGAGGTTGAGCTGCCCACCGTGGATAGCTTTTTTAAGTTTCAGGACCAACAAATCGGATACATCCACGTTTCGGGCTTCGACGCCAAGACAACCCAGGAGGTCCAGAATGCAGTTGAAAAACTGGGCGGAGCAAACCTGAAGGGGCTCCTTCTTGACCTTCGAAACAATCATGGCGGCGTGGTTGCAACAGCGGCCGGCGTGGCCAGCTTATTCCTGAAACCCGGCCTGCCCATCCTCACCATGCGTGGACGCGGCGTGCCCGAAAAGGTGTACAGTACAACGCCCATGCCAGCCCATTTCACCATGCCGATGGTGGTGTTGATCAATGGTGAAACGGCCAGCGCGGCGGAACTGCTGACGGCAGCTCTGGAAGATCACGACCGGGCCGTGGTGGCGGGAGAAGACTCCTACGGCAAGGGTGTGGTGGAAGACGTGATGCCCCTTGATGACGATACAGGGCTGGCGCTCACTACCGCCCAATACTTCACGCCCAGCGGACGCTCCATCCAGCGCCGCCTGCCCGGAACCATGCTGGCAGAAGCAGAATCAGGCCTTGGCAAAAGCACGGGTTTCCACACTGACGATGGCAGGCCGGTTTCCGCCGGCGGAGGAATAACCCCCGATGTCGCTGTTCCTGCTCGCACGCTGGATCCCTGGGCTATTTTCCTTAACCAGCGCGGCCTTTTTACCGACTTCGCATCGCAATACATCACGTATCATACGGACTTGAAAAAACCTTTCGAGCCCGATTCCGACGTGATGGCAGAATTCCAGAATTTCCTGACGAGCCGTAATATCCGGACGCCGCCAGAATACTGGGTGAGTGACCAGGACTATCTGAAGCTCAGGATCAGGCAGGAAGTAGTCAGCCTGATTTTCGGGCTTGAAACAGCAAACGAAGTGGAAATCAGGGGCGATCCGCAGGTGCAGAAGACTTTGGAGTTGTTCCCCAGGGTCGCTGAAATCCTCAAAGGGCCGCTGCCGGCGGGGGCACAACACGCCAGGCGCGCGGCAGGAACGGAGAGTCCGCAGCAAAACGGCGTGCGCGCCGGGAGGACGTAA
- a CDS encoding OmpH family outer membrane protein, giving the protein MRYRVWLLIMAACLVVPPKYLRAQSSPAGDKIAVVDIQQAILGTAEGKQALQDLQKKYQPRETEINQRQEDVQNMQQQLQKQMTTLSADEQRRMQHDLQEKQTVLQRLEQDAQSSFQYDRDTVMRELGQKMVKVIDQYASGHGYALVIDGSQVPVYYAAKGVDITPEIVKLYDSANPAQASSSPAGSSGSAATPRAPARPNP; this is encoded by the coding sequence ATGAGATATCGCGTTTGGTTATTGATAATGGCGGCCTGCCTGGTGGTACCACCAAAATACCTGAGGGCGCAAAGCTCACCGGCGGGGGACAAAATTGCCGTCGTTGACATCCAGCAGGCCATTTTGGGGACCGCTGAGGGGAAACAGGCCCTTCAGGATCTCCAGAAAAAGTATCAGCCGCGTGAGACGGAGATCAACCAGCGGCAGGAAGACGTGCAGAATATGCAGCAGCAACTCCAGAAGCAGATGACCACTCTGAGCGCGGATGAACAGCGCCGGATGCAGCACGACCTTCAGGAGAAGCAGACAGTCCTTCAGCGGCTGGAACAGGATGCGCAATCGTCTTTTCAGTATGACCGTGACACGGTGATGCGGGAGCTGGGGCAGAAGATGGTGAAAGTGATCGACCAGTACGCTTCTGGGCACGGTTACGCGCTGGTGATCGATGGCAGCCAGGTCCCTGTCTATTATGCGGCGAAGGGTGTTGACATTACGCCGGAGATCGTCAAGCTTTATGATTCCGCGAATCCGGCGCAGGCGTCCTCATCGCCCGCAGGCTCTTCCGGTTCCGCCGCGACGCCAAGAGCCCCGGCCAGGCCCAATCCCTGA